Part of the Rhodobacteraceae bacterium M385 genome is shown below.
GCCCTGGGTGGTTCGGAAGGCAAGGCCCTCGTCCAGCCCCGTCATGTCACGGAAATCACGGGCGCGGATGATGAACCGCTCACCGTCGGAAAACCGCTGATCGTCCACGCCGATCAAGAAGCGCACGATGCCGTTCATGATGAACATCACCCCAAGGGAGGCGATCACCAAGATGACCGGTTTGGCCTTTTGTTCGCGGTAGAAGCGATAGACGACCCGGTCCGTGCCGATCATCATCGCGGCGGTGACTGCGATGCCAAGGGGGAGGGCCAACAGCGCCGTGGGAAGCGGCCCAAAGGACACCCCCGCCGCCTGCAAACCCCATGTGCCGAAGATGGTCACCATGGTGCCGAAGGCCATCGTGTCGCCATGGGCGAAGTTCGAAAACCGCAAGATGCCATAGATCAAGGTAACGCCAAGCGCCCCCAATGCCAGTTGAGCGCCATAGGCGGTTGCGGGCACGATAACGAAGTTCGTCAGTGCCACGAGCGCGTTGAGATAGTCCACGCAATGTCTCCCCTTGGTTTGCCGCACCTTATGGTGGTGCTTGCATCGGTATTTGGTAACGCGCATGGGCGCAGTTGGCCAGAAAAAGCGAGGCTAAAGCGCCTCGCAGGTGCCAAAAATGGTGATGGTTCGGGCCGGGCCCTCGGACCCGTGGATGGAAACGGTCGCAAGGCCGTCTTGGGTGATGGTCAGCAGCTCTCCGATAGCGTGTTCTCCGGCGCTGGCATAGTCGGCCGAGGTGGTATTGCCCGGATCAAGGCGGACGACCGGACGGTCCCCGGCGAGCGAGGATAAGAACAGCTCTCCGGCGTGATCGGCGGCGATGACTTCATAGGTGTCGTTGATGCTGAAACAATCTAGGTTTTCGCACTGGACGGTCATCTGACAGGCCCAAGGCTCTGCCGCTGCACCCAAGGGAAATAGGGCGAGGGCACAGGCCAGCGGCCAAAGGCAGGGGCGGTGTTGTTTCACTCGCTCTGCTCACAGGTGCCAAGGCCGGTCACAACCCGCGTGCCCGCTTGCGGCTGATGGCCCGTCACCACCACATGGCCGGTGCTGTCGAAAGTTACGATCTGGGTCGATTGGGCACGGTCATTGCGGAACAACAGTGTGCGCACGCGGACCTGTTCCACGGCATCCTCAGCGGGTAGGTAATCCCCGATCAATTCATAATCCGAGGGCAGGTCGGCGTTCCAGTTCACCTGCCAATTTTCCTCGCCCTCAACAATCGTAATCTGTTGGTCCCAATCGCGGCACGCACCCGTGTCAGGGCACAGGATATCTAACACGCAGGTCCAATTGACCGGCGCCTCTTGTGCCTGAGCGCTGAAGGGCAGGGCGCAGAAAAGGGCGAGGGTGGCAACGCGCATTGGGCGGCTCCTTTTGAGAGGAAAGGCAGGGGGCGGAAGGGTCATGTGGCGGGCTCACATGTACCGAAATAAGTGACCGATTGAACGCCCCCGGTGGCAGAGAGGTCTTGCTGCGTCATCACCGCCGCGCGGTTGGGGGCGATGGTCAGCAAAACGGTGCTTGTGTCCGAGGTCTGGAACAGCGCGCCCATGGCAGGGGCGGTTAGGTGCGACAGGGGCGTTCCGGTTACCTGTTGATCCTGAACGGAAAAACTCAAGATTCCCGAGGCGTTCTCGAAGCTGAAAGGCACGCCGGGGTGGGTTTGGCAATCGGTTTGCGGGCTGCAAATGGTGGTGAAGGTGCAATCCAACCCGTTGGCCGTGGCCGAGGTGGGCAGCAGGAAAAGAAGAAGCGCGGCGGCTCTCATTGGGCCTCACACGACAGAACGAAATATTGCGGACGCAGCGCGGGCGCATCGGATTGAGGATTGGTAGTTTGGACGTGAACCGCGAAGCGGCGGTGGCGACCGTCTGGCGCGAGATCGACCAGAAACTCTCGCCGGAAATCGCTCAATTGGGGCAGGGGCAGCGCGTCTTGAAGTGCCGCGAAACGGTCGATCTGGCGGAGATCGCCCTCGTTCCGTCCCATGTGGGTTTCGGTCCCGTCGATGACCACCAGCAATTCCCCCAAAGCGGGCGTCGCGCCACAGGCGCCGGTGTCGGAGCAAGTCTCGGTCATGACACAGATGCCGCGATAGACCTCGGGCGTCAGATCCTCAAGCGCAG
Proteins encoded:
- a CDS encoding branched-chain amino acid ABC transporter permease, whose product is MDYLNALVALTNFVIVPATAYGAQLALGALGVTLIYGILRFSNFAHGDTMAFGTMVTIFGTWGLQAAGVSFGPLPTALLALPLGIAVTAAMMIGTDRVVYRFYREQKAKPVILVIASLGVMFIMNGIVRFLIGVDDQRFSDGERFIIRARDFRDMTGLDEGLAFRTTQGITIVVAIVAVAALFWFLNRTRTGKSMRAFSDNEDLALLSGINPDRVVLVTWIIVAALATTAGVLYGLDKSFKPFTYFQLLLPIFASAIVGGLGNPLGAILGGFLIAFSEVGVTYAFRKVVGYLGPEGWQPEGLLQLLSTDYKFAVSFGILLIVLLFKPTGIMKGKSV